CGACCCCGAGCTCAACGTGACCGTCGACCTGTTGGCGACCTTCGTGAAGTACCGCGCCCGCGAGAAGAGCATCGCGCCCAGCTACCTGGGCAACAAGAAGCAGATCGCCGCCTTCGCCCTGGCCCACCGCCAGAAGCGCTCGCGCGACGGCCACCCGCTGGGATCCGGCTGGCGCTACGAGATGGTCGGCCGTGACCTCGAGCAGTTCCTCGACGGCCGACTCGCGCTTTCCGTGGAGGAGGGCCGAGGGCGGCTCCGCCTCATCCCCGTGGGAAAGCCTTGACCGCACACGACACCACGGGCCCCCGCCCGCCGATCTTCGTCTCGCACCCGAAGTCGGGCCGCACCTGGCTGCGCTACGTCTTCCATCTGGTCGGACTCGAAGCGCACTTCACCCATGCGGGCTCGGGGACCACGAGTCGTGAGCTGGGTCGTCGCTTCGAGGGCGCCGACCTGGGTCTCGTCGAGGGACGCTCGACCGTCTTCATGCACCGCAATCCGATCGACACCGCGGTGTCGTTCTATTTCCAGGTGCTGCGCAAGGACATGCCCGCGGGCAGCCTCCGCTGGTGGAAGCGCTGGATCCCCTTCAAGCTCTCGGGACGCATGCCCGACCGCGACATCGAGGACTTCGTCCTGCACGAGGGACTGGGCGTGCCCAAGATCTGTGCCTTCAACCGCGGGTGGCTCGACGCGCTGGAGGGCCGGGACGACACGGTCGTTCTGACCTACGAGCATGCACGGAGGGATCCCGTCGAGGCCTTTTCG
This region of Candidatus Krumholzibacteriia bacterium genomic DNA includes:
- a CDS encoding sulfotransferase domain-containing protein, with translation MTAHDTTGPRPPIFVSHPKSGRTWLRYVFHLVGLEAHFTHAGSGTTSRELGRRFEGADLGLVEGRSTVFMHRNPIDTAVSFYFQVLRKDMPAGSLRWWKRWIPFKLSGRMPDRDIEDFVLHEGLGVPKICAFNRGWLDALEGRDDTVVLTYEHARRDPVEAFSTLFESHGLDVDDIETVVEQSSFDRMRALESTGRFQHMMLSQKSGDDPESRKVRRGRIGGYREYLSDETVARCREVAARYGFSA